Proteins found in one Serinicoccus marinus DSM 15273 genomic segment:
- a CDS encoding DNA polymerase III subunit alpha — MAGAGDDFVHLHVASSASMRYGASHPAELVARAAELGQSALALTDRDGLYGAVRFVRACGEAGIAPVLGVDLALAGSPPGPGGQTRHPGVDRSPFVTGLREQEQHERRVAPGRGWGEGPDARPERRGPRSPVKGGTLVDDQQPRVVLLARGQRGGAEAGAGWARLCRLVTQTHLSGERSVPRVTPELIARAAAATAGVAPVVLLLGPDSDVGRALLARRRDLARQLLTGWARLLPPGAVRVEVVCHGGPDGTPGSLAHATATWALAREAGIPAVLTAAVRHARPDQARVVDVLDAARRRVALDERHLDRVSSAGHLATTATMHGLARQLEHAAGPGARAEELLRETLELAAACHQDARSDLGIGAVHLPEPEVLGVQGVGQAHQVLTERCTQAVTTRYPGAGASSRRRIHERLEDELGVIAGLGYPTYFLTVAQVCDLIRDNGVRVAARGSGAGSLVTYLLGVSGVDPLEHDLLMERFCSPLRAQLPDIDIDVESARRTELYERILERFGSERVTCVSMTETYRVRHAVRDVAATLGMPPGEIDVIAKAFPHIRARDARSAVRDLPELRRQGLDAPRMQLLMELVESLDGLPRHLAMHPCGVVLSDTGLLDRTPVESSWLGFPMSQFDKDDVEELGLLKLDVLGIRMQSAMTHALDEVARVDGVQIDLDDRTQVPLDDPDTFALIQSTRTLGCFQIESPGQRELVGKFAPETFADIIIDISLFRPGPVKSDMIRPFLHARQGWGEPEYLHPSLVPYLEETCGVVVFHEQVLQIVARTTGVSLAQADEVRRAMGSPAGQDEVEVWWRAAAAARGYRPGEVDRIWEVLAAFASFGFCKAHAAAFALPTYQSAWLKTHHTAAFLAGVLTHDPGMYPKRLILDEARTMGVHVLGLDVNASGAAYRVERVDPSCSGEDDPPDQEAGGRGGFGPLDATVQPATAQGTLRRAPDRVDVTMRLIERRAGGYGIRLSLSDVKGISEDEVSRIVAGQPYDSLADLWHRARPSRPTAERLVLAGGLDELHRVGRRAPRPARPGARAGTATGRVGLTRRDLMLHVRDLERWSRHAASGRGRAGAARHRPAPALGAGEVAARAEGQAVGRRSWHQTSASATTQLTLQFGDDPAPLVGSGLPEMSGSEQLRAELEVLGMDVSQHVVAGFGPMLADLGVTRSRDLLSYRGGAEVLVAGAKVATQTPPVRSGRRVVFLTVDDGSGPADATFFEDVQGPYAATVFHSWLLMVRGVVRRTGPRGVSIRATAAWELGEVAQAWELGGRAAALEVMEQAERTARLLAQEAEDASRRASEKAGAPAGRRVLLHASGFAQSPYADVAPAGEATRQPGTKLWHSSPGSPGW, encoded by the coding sequence GTGGCCGGAGCCGGTGACGACTTCGTCCATCTCCACGTCGCCTCCAGCGCCTCGATGCGCTACGGCGCGTCCCACCCGGCCGAGCTGGTGGCCCGGGCCGCCGAGCTGGGGCAGTCGGCGTTGGCGCTGACCGACCGTGACGGCCTCTACGGCGCGGTGCGCTTCGTCCGGGCCTGCGGCGAGGCCGGGATCGCGCCGGTGCTGGGGGTGGACCTCGCCCTGGCGGGTTCGCCACCCGGGCCGGGAGGACAGACCCGCCACCCCGGCGTCGACCGCAGCCCGTTCGTCACCGGGCTCCGGGAGCAGGAGCAGCATGAACGGCGGGTGGCACCCGGCCGCGGCTGGGGCGAGGGACCAGATGCCCGGCCGGAGCGCCGGGGCCCCCGCAGTCCGGTCAAGGGCGGGACGCTGGTCGACGACCAGCAGCCGAGGGTGGTGCTCCTCGCACGCGGCCAGCGCGGTGGCGCCGAGGCAGGGGCGGGGTGGGCCAGGCTGTGCCGTCTGGTCACCCAGACGCATCTGTCGGGCGAACGCTCCGTGCCCCGGGTCACGCCCGAGCTGATCGCCCGGGCGGCGGCCGCCACGGCCGGGGTGGCCCCCGTCGTGCTGCTGCTCGGCCCGGACTCCGACGTGGGCAGGGCGCTGCTGGCGCGCCGCCGGGACCTGGCCAGGCAGCTGCTCACGGGGTGGGCCCGGCTGCTCCCACCGGGGGCGGTGCGGGTCGAGGTGGTCTGCCACGGCGGCCCCGACGGCACGCCGGGCAGCCTGGCGCACGCCACGGCCACCTGGGCGCTGGCCCGCGAGGCGGGCATTCCCGCGGTGCTCACGGCCGCGGTGCGGCACGCCCGTCCCGACCAGGCCAGGGTGGTGGACGTGCTCGACGCCGCCCGGCGGCGGGTGGCGCTCGACGAGCGCCACCTGGACCGGGTCAGCAGCGCCGGTCACCTGGCGACGACCGCCACCATGCACGGGCTGGCCCGCCAGCTCGAGCACGCCGCCGGGCCGGGGGCCCGCGCCGAGGAGCTGCTGCGGGAGACGCTGGAGCTGGCCGCGGCCTGCCACCAGGACGCCCGGTCCGACCTCGGCATCGGAGCGGTCCATCTGCCCGAGCCCGAGGTGCTGGGGGTGCAGGGCGTCGGGCAGGCCCACCAGGTCCTCACCGAGCGCTGCACGCAGGCCGTCACCACGCGCTATCCCGGTGCGGGGGCCTCGTCCCGGCGCAGGATCCACGAGCGGCTCGAGGACGAGCTGGGTGTCATCGCCGGCCTGGGCTACCCGACCTACTTCCTCACGGTCGCCCAGGTGTGCGACCTGATCCGGGACAACGGCGTGCGGGTGGCCGCCCGCGGGTCGGGGGCCGGGAGCCTGGTCACCTACCTGCTGGGCGTCAGCGGTGTCGACCCGCTGGAGCACGACCTGCTCATGGAGCGTTTCTGCTCGCCGCTGCGCGCCCAGCTGCCGGACATCGACATCGACGTCGAGTCCGCCCGCCGCACCGAGCTCTACGAACGCATCCTGGAACGCTTCGGCTCCGAGCGGGTGACCTGCGTGTCGATGACCGAGACCTACCGGGTGCGGCACGCCGTGCGGGACGTCGCCGCCACGCTGGGGATGCCGCCGGGCGAGATCGACGTCATCGCCAAGGCCTTCCCGCACATCCGCGCCCGGGACGCGCGCTCAGCGGTCCGGGACCTGCCCGAGCTGCGCCGTCAGGGGCTGGACGCCCCACGGATGCAGCTGCTCATGGAGCTGGTGGAGTCGCTGGACGGTCTGCCCCGACACCTCGCGATGCACCCGTGCGGTGTGGTCCTGTCCGACACCGGGCTGCTCGACCGGACCCCGGTCGAGTCCAGCTGGCTGGGTTTCCCGATGAGCCAGTTCGACAAGGACGACGTCGAGGAGCTCGGCCTGCTCAAGCTCGACGTGCTGGGCATCCGGATGCAGTCGGCGATGACGCACGCCCTGGACGAGGTCGCGCGGGTCGACGGCGTGCAGATCGACCTGGACGACCGGACCCAGGTGCCGCTCGACGACCCGGACACCTTCGCCCTGATCCAGTCCACCCGGACCCTCGGCTGCTTCCAGATCGAGTCGCCCGGGCAGCGGGAGCTGGTCGGCAAGTTCGCCCCGGAGACCTTCGCCGACATCATCATCGACATCTCGCTCTTCCGTCCCGGGCCGGTGAAGTCCGACATGATCCGACCCTTCCTGCACGCGCGTCAGGGGTGGGGCGAGCCGGAGTACCTCCACCCCAGCCTGGTGCCCTACCTGGAGGAGACGTGCGGGGTGGTGGTCTTCCACGAGCAGGTGCTGCAGATCGTCGCCCGGACCACCGGGGTGTCCCTGGCCCAGGCCGACGAGGTGCGCCGGGCCATGGGCAGCCCGGCGGGGCAGGACGAGGTGGAGGTGTGGTGGCGCGCGGCGGCCGCGGCACGGGGCTACCGCCCGGGGGAGGTGGACCGGATCTGGGAGGTGCTGGCGGCCTTCGCCTCCTTCGGCTTCTGCAAGGCCCACGCGGCGGCCTTCGCGCTCCCGACCTACCAGTCGGCCTGGCTCAAGACGCACCACACGGCGGCCTTCCTCGCCGGCGTCCTCACGCACGACCCGGGGATGTATCCCAAGCGCCTCATCCTGGACGAGGCCAGGACGATGGGGGTCCACGTGCTCGGGCTCGACGTCAACGCCTCGGGCGCGGCCTACCGGGTCGAACGCGTGGACCCCTCCTGCTCGGGCGAGGACGACCCGCCCGACCAGGAGGCGGGTGGCCGGGGCGGCTTCGGTCCTCTCGACGCCACCGTGCAGCCGGCCACGGCGCAGGGCACGCTGCGGCGGGCGCCCGACCGGGTCGACGTGACGATGCGGCTGATCGAGCGCCGGGCGGGTGGCTACGGCATCCGGCTGTCCCTGTCCGACGTCAAGGGGATCAGCGAGGACGAGGTCTCGCGGATCGTCGCCGGCCAGCCCTACGACTCCCTGGCAGACCTGTGGCACCGGGCCCGCCCCAGCCGCCCGACGGCGGAGCGGCTGGTGCTCGCCGGGGGGCTGGACGAGCTGCACCGGGTCGGACGGCGTGCCCCTCGCCCCGCACGTCCCGGTGCCCGGGCGGGGACGGCGACCGGGCGGGTGGGTCTCACCCGGCGCGACCTGATGCTGCACGTGCGTGACCTGGAGCGCTGGTCCCGCCACGCCGCCAGCGGTCGTGGCCGCGCCGGTGCTGCGCGGCACCGTCCGGCTCCCGCCCTCGGCGCCGGGGAGGTGGCGGCGCGGGCGGAGGGCCAGGCGGTCGGGCGCCGGTCCTGGCACCAGACCTCCGCCTCCGCGACCACGCAGCTGACGCTGCAGTTCGGCGACGACCCCGCACCGCTCGTCGGCAGCGGCCTGCCGGAGATGAGCGGGTCCGAGCAGCTGCGGGCCGAGCTGGAGGTGCTCGGCATGGACGTCAGCCAGCACGTGGTGGCCGGCTTCGGTCCGATGCTGGCCGACCTCGGGGTGACCCGGTCCCGGGACCTGCTCTCCTACCGTGGCGGTGCCGAGGTGCTCGTGGCCGGTGCCAAGGTGGCGACCCAGACCCCGCCGGTGCGGTCCGGCAGGCGGGTGGTCTTCCTCACCGTGGACGACGGCAGCGGACCGGCGGACGCCACCTTCTTCGAGGACGTCCAGGGTCCCTACGCCGCGACCGTGTTCCACTCCTGGCTGCTCATGGTGCGTGGTGTGGTGCGCCGCACCGGTCCGCGCGGGGTGTCGATCAGGGCGACCGCGGCCTGGGAGCTGGGGGAGGTCGCCCAGGCCTGGGAGCTCGGTGGTCGCGCCGCGGCGCTCGAGGTGATGGAGCAGGCCGAGCGCACCGCCCGGCTCCTGGCGCAGGAGGCGGAGGACGCCTCGCGGCGGGCCTCGGAGAAGGCCGGTGCCCCGGCGGGCCGCCGGGTGCTGCTGCACGCCTCCGGCTTCGCCCAGTCGCCGTATGCCGACGTCGCGCCCGCGGGCGAGGCGACCCGGCAGCCGGGCACCAAGCTGTGGCACTCCAGCCCGGGGAGCCCGGGGTGGTGA
- the dinB gene encoding DNA polymerase IV, which translates to MHVDMDAFYAAVSLLERPDLRGLPVVVGGGWRSVVLAATYEARAYGVRSGIPMATARRLCPPLVVVRPDPDSYARVSEAVMAIFAEVTPQVEPVSMEEAFLDLSATGRRWGGPERIGGWIRDTVADEQGITCSVGAAPSKAVAKMASRVAKPDGMRVVAREEVVPFLHPMPVGALWGVGESTEAELHRLGLHTVAQLAHVPVTTLRRAFGEQSAARLHTLAWGIDEDPVVPQRRERSVGSSETFSHDVDDPDLVRRQLLHLAERTASRMRHAGVLGRTVVLTVRFSDFTTITRSRTVAVPTDVTREVHGTACALYAALGLQRARIRMLGVRVEGITEAGQTPVQGRLDEPERGWREAERAADRAVARFGQQAVRPASLLCR; encoded by the coding sequence ATGCACGTCGACATGGACGCCTTCTACGCCGCGGTCTCGCTGCTGGAGAGGCCGGACCTGCGCGGCCTGCCGGTGGTGGTCGGCGGAGGCTGGCGCAGCGTGGTGCTCGCGGCGACCTACGAGGCCCGGGCCTACGGCGTGCGGTCCGGCATCCCCATGGCCACCGCGCGCCGGCTGTGCCCGCCGCTGGTCGTGGTCCGGCCCGACCCGGACAGCTATGCCCGGGTCTCCGAGGCGGTGATGGCGATCTTCGCCGAGGTCACCCCCCAGGTCGAGCCGGTCTCGATGGAGGAGGCCTTCCTCGACCTCTCCGCGACCGGACGACGCTGGGGAGGCCCGGAGCGGATCGGCGGCTGGATCCGCGACACCGTGGCCGACGAGCAGGGGATCACCTGCTCGGTCGGCGCCGCCCCCTCCAAGGCCGTCGCCAAGATGGCCTCCCGGGTCGCCAAGCCGGACGGTATGCGGGTGGTCGCCCGCGAAGAGGTCGTCCCCTTCCTGCATCCGATGCCGGTGGGTGCGCTGTGGGGGGTGGGAGAGTCCACCGAGGCCGAGCTGCACCGGCTGGGCCTGCACACGGTGGCCCAGCTGGCCCACGTGCCCGTGACGACGCTGCGCCGCGCCTTCGGCGAGCAGTCCGCCGCGCGGCTGCACACCCTGGCCTGGGGGATCGACGAGGACCCGGTCGTGCCGCAGCGCCGGGAGCGCAGCGTGGGGTCCTCGGAGACCTTCAGCCACGACGTGGACGACCCGGACCTCGTCCGCCGGCAGCTGCTGCACCTCGCCGAGCGGACGGCCAGCCGCATGCGCCATGCCGGGGTGCTGGGCCGCACCGTGGTGCTCACGGTGCGCTTCTCCGACTTCACCACCATCACCCGCTCCCGCACCGTCGCCGTCCCCACCGACGTCACCCGTGAGGTGCACGGCACCGCCTGCGCGCTGTATGCCGCGCTGGGGCTGCAGCGTGCCCGGATCCGCATGCTCGGGGTGCGGGTCGAGGGCATCACGGAAGCCGGGCAGACGCCGGTCCAGGGCAGGCTCGACGAACCGGAGCGGGGCTGGCGCGAGGCCGAGCGCGCCGCCGACCGGGCGGTTGCCCGGTTCGGGCAGCAGGCGGTGCGCCCGGCCAGCCTGCTGTGCCGGTGA
- a CDS encoding DUF3040 domain-containing protein, with protein sequence MPLSDHEQRVLEQMEQALYAEDPRLASQLKRPASGGAAGGLDRRRLVLGVIGALAGLALVVIGVMSSMIWVGALGFLAMVLGGAWAASPARTGSTKGAGSGRLGVVGKDGTVRKPGTTGPASGSGRKKNPRSGSFMERMEQQWDRRREQGL encoded by the coding sequence GTGCCGCTCTCAGACCACGAGCAGCGTGTGCTCGAACAGATGGAGCAGGCCCTCTATGCCGAGGACCCCCGCCTCGCGAGCCAGCTCAAGCGCCCCGCGTCCGGCGGAGCAGCTGGCGGGCTGGACCGGCGGCGGCTCGTCCTGGGAGTCATCGGCGCTCTCGCCGGGCTGGCCCTGGTGGTCATCGGCGTGATGTCCTCCATGATCTGGGTCGGCGCCCTGGGCTTCCTCGCGATGGTGCTGGGTGGTGCCTGGGCCGCCTCCCCGGCCCGCACCGGCTCCACCAAGGGTGCGGGGTCAGGCCGGCTGGGCGTCGTCGGCAAGGACGGGACGGTCCGCAAGCCCGGCACCACGGGTCCCGCCTCCGGATCCGGCCGGAAGAAGAACCCCCGGTCCGGCTCCTTCATGGAGCGGATGGAGCAGCAGTGGGACCGGCGACGGGAGCAGGGTCTCTGA
- the sigK gene encoding ECF RNA polymerase sigma factor SigK, whose amino-acid sequence MGPATGAGSLTSGTSDHDPGPARVVDVSGGERPDLAVLVGRVADGDQTALAQVYDLIAPRMFGLALRVLRDRNLAEEVVQDVFLQLWRQAGEVDPARGSPLGWILTLTHRRAVDRVRSEQAQSDRLDRYESQQTTPPYDATAEEAVERMEATRVRTALDRIGEPHRTTVALAYFSGLTHREVAERMDIPLGTAKTRIRDGLRKVRRELGGGEQG is encoded by the coding sequence GTGGGACCGGCGACGGGAGCAGGGTCTCTGACCTCCGGCACCTCAGACCACGACCCGGGCCCTGCCCGGGTCGTCGACGTTTCCGGGGGCGAGCGCCCGGACCTGGCCGTCCTGGTGGGTCGGGTCGCCGACGGTGACCAGACCGCACTGGCGCAGGTCTACGACCTCATCGCGCCGCGCATGTTCGGTCTGGCCCTGCGCGTCCTGCGCGACCGGAACCTGGCCGAGGAGGTCGTCCAGGACGTCTTCCTGCAGCTCTGGCGCCAGGCGGGCGAGGTCGACCCGGCCCGTGGCTCGCCCCTGGGGTGGATCCTGACGCTGACCCACCGTCGGGCGGTGGACCGGGTGCGTTCGGAGCAGGCGCAATCCGATCGGCTGGACCGCTACGAATCCCAGCAGACGACACCGCCCTACGACGCGACCGCCGAGGAGGCGGTCGAGCGGATGGAGGCGACCAGGGTGCGCACGGCACTGGACCGGATCGGTGAGCCGCACCGGACCACCGTGGCCCTGGCCTACTTCTCCGGACTCACGCACCGTGAGGTGGCTGAGCGCATGGACATCCCCCTGGGGACGGCCAAGACGCGGATCCGGGACGGGTTGAGGAAGGTGCGCAGGGAGCTGGGCGGAGGTGAGCAGGGATGA
- a CDS encoding anti-sigma factor, whose product MTEGEMHDLAAAYAVDAVDPQERAAFEAHLEGCEQCRREVQDLREATVLLTEDLEVEPPSQLRATVLDMVAAEAQGRPQDSTQPGTQGDPVKGGTGQDAGAEVTSLAGRREAARERRGPRPGRWLAAAAAAVVLAGGVWGLTQALDRDPATQVLQAQDAAERTADTADGPVAVVVSAAEGQAVVRFPSGFAAPQAGSVYQAWFVGADGTARSAGVLEPEMLEEGQALLEGSPDGAVAVGLTVEPEGGSAQPTTDPFVVVPLT is encoded by the coding sequence ATGACCGAGGGTGAGATGCACGACCTGGCTGCGGCCTACGCCGTCGACGCCGTCGACCCCCAGGAGCGAGCTGCGTTCGAGGCCCATCTGGAGGGGTGCGAGCAGTGCCGTCGTGAGGTCCAGGACCTCCGGGAGGCGACGGTCCTGCTGACCGAGGACCTCGAGGTGGAGCCGCCCTCACAGCTGCGTGCGACCGTGCTCGACATGGTCGCCGCGGAGGCGCAGGGCCGGCCGCAGGACAGCACCCAGCCCGGGACGCAGGGAGATCCTGTCAAGGGCGGCACGGGGCAGGATGCCGGTGCCGAGGTCACGTCGCTGGCCGGCCGTCGTGAGGCCGCCCGGGAGCGTCGCGGCCCCAGACCGGGTCGATGGCTGGCGGCTGCTGCCGCCGCGGTGGTGCTGGCCGGCGGTGTCTGGGGTCTGACGCAGGCGCTGGACCGGGATCCGGCGACGCAGGTCCTGCAGGCGCAGGACGCTGCCGAGCGCACCGCCGACACCGCCGACGGTCCGGTGGCCGTCGTCGTGTCCGCCGCCGAGGGTCAGGCCGTGGTGCGCTTCCCGAGCGGGTTCGCCGCGCCCCAGGCGGGCAGCGTCTACCAGGCCTGGTTCGTGGGCGCCGACGGCACGGCACGTTCCGCGGGGGTGCTCGAGCCCGAGATGCTCGAGGAGGGCCAGGCCCTGCTCGAGGGTTCCCCCGACGGCGCCGTGGCGGTCGGGCTCACCGTCGAGCCCGAGGGCGGTTCGGCGCAGCCCACGACCGATCCCTTCGTCGTCGTCCCGCTCACCTGA